One Triticum dicoccoides isolate Atlit2015 ecotype Zavitan chromosome 4B, WEW_v2.0, whole genome shotgun sequence genomic window carries:
- the LOC119293714 gene encoding late embryogenesis abundant protein 1-like encodes MSSRQDQREARAEADARRAADEIARARDERVMQAEMDARRAADEIARARADREHGALGGGAYAEHPSGGGGGILGSMQEGAKSLASAVGRTFGGAKDTAADKTYQAADATGNKLGEYKDYTAEKAKETNDSVAHKTSETAEATRNKLGEAKDYTVEKATEAKDTVAQKTSETAEATKNKLGEYKDALAGKTQEAKDTTMQKAQQTKDAAAEKARQTKDVTQQKAGEYTDATKGTAQEARDRTMATTQTAADKARETAGTHDADRGQQGTGLFGALGNMTGAIKEKLTVGSGTQQHDAGGHGLRLGDEDERAVKERAAEKAASVYFEEKDRLAKERAAERVDKCVEKCVEGCAGSSCAHRKGKM; translated from the exons ATGTCGTCGAGGCAGGACCAGCGTGAGGCGAGGGCCGAGGCCGACGCTCGCCGCGCGGCGGACGAGATCGCGCGCGCGCGGGACGAGCGGGTGATGCAGGCGGAGATGGACGCGCGACGCGCGGCGGATGAGATCGCGCGCGCCCGCGCGGATCGCGAGCACGGCGCACTGGGCGGCGGTGCCTACGCCGAGcacccgagcggcggcggcggcggcatcctgggGAGCATGCAGGAGGGCGCCAAGTCCCTGGCAAGCGCGGTTGGCCGCACGTTCGGCGGCGCCAAGGACACCGCCGCAGACAAGACCTACCAGGCGGCGGACGCCACCGGGAACAAGCTCGGCGAGTACAAGGACTACACCGccgagaaggccaaggagaccaacGACAGCGTCGCGCACAAGACGAGCGAGACGGCGGAGGCCACCAGGAACaagcttggcgaggccaaggactACACCGTCGAGAAGGCGACGGAGGCCAAGGACACCGTGGCGCAGAAGACGAGTGAGACCGCTGAGGCTACCAAGAACAAGCTGGGAGAGTACAAGGACGCCTTGGCTGGGAAGACGCAGGAGGCCAAGGACACCACCAtgcagaaggcccagcagacgaAGGACGCCGCCGCCGAGAAGGCGAGGCAGACCAAGGACGTGACACAGCAGAAGGCGGGCGAGTACACGGACGCCACCAAGGGGACCGCGCAGGAAGCTAGGGACAGGACCATGGCGACCACGCAGACCGCCGCCGACAAGGCAAGGGAGACGGCCGGCACCCACGATGCCGATAG GGGTCAGCAAGGGACCGGTCTGTTCGGGGCGCTGGGCAACATGACGGGCGCGATCAAGGAGAAGCTGACGGTTGGCTCGGGCACGCAGCAGCACGACGCTGGAGGGCACGGCCTCCGGCTGGGCGACGAGGACGAGCGCGCGGTGAAGGAGCGCGCGGCGGAGAAGGCTGCGTCCGTCTACTTCGAGGAGAAGGACCGGCTGGCCAAGGAGCGCGCGGCGGAGCGGGTGGACAAATGCGTCGAGAAGTGCGTGGAAGGGTGCGCCGGCTCGTCCTGCGCGCACCGCAAGGGCAAGATGTGA